The Paenibacillus amylolyticus genome contains the following window.
AATCATTTTGCCCAAATCGGCTATGCCGTACCTGAGATCTGGGTTGAACCAGGCCGCAGCATCGTGGGTGAAGCGGGAACAACGCTGTATACCGTCGGAACAAGCAAAGACATCCCGGGCGTGCGTAAGTACGTTGCCGTTGATGGTGGGATGACCGATAACCCGCGTCCTGCTTTGTACGAATCCAAATATGAAGCTGTGCTTGCCAACCGTGCCAATGAGGCTGCTCAGGAAACGGTATCTGTTGCGGGTAAATGCTGCGAGAGTGGCGATATGCTGATCTGGGATCTCGACTTGCCAAAAGTGGAGAGCGGCGATCTGCTCGCTGTAGCTTGCACAGGCGCGTATAACTACTCCATGGCGAGCAACTACAACCGGATTCGTCGTCCAGCTGTGGTATTCGTCAAAGACGGTCAAGGCGATGTCGTAGTACGCCGTGAGACGTATCAGGATATCATCCAGAATGACCTGGTACCCGCGCGTATTGGCAAACAGCCCGTAACTCGCTGATTTGTCTAACGATAATGCGTTTCTGCATTATTCAGAATATTGGGATTTTATAGTTGAAGCAGATGAAAAGGGCACTTCCCTTTTCGTCTGCTTTTTGTGTATTTGAGCTAAATGATGAAAAAAATTGCCGTTTTTTTTGCGATCCGGTCATTTTCGGTGTACACTAAGAAAAGTGCTGTAAGGCTTGGCCCAGGGTCATGCGTTCTGGCACCACTAACGATGGTCAATACGAAAGGAGTCATTTACATATGGCGAAACAAGCGAAAATTAAATTGACAAACGGCGGAGAAGTTCTGATCGATCTGTTCGATCAAGAAGCTCCAAACACAGTAGCAAACTTTGAGAAACTGGCTAACTCCGGTTTCTACAATGGTCTTACATTCCACCGCGTTATCCCGGGCTTCGTAGCTCAAGGCGGATGCCCTAACGGTACAGGTGCAGGTGGTCCAGGTTACACAATTAACTGTGAAATCAACCCGAACAAACATGAGCGCGGAACACTTGCTATGGCACATGCTGGCCGTAACACAGGTGGAAGCCAGTTCTACATCTGCTACCAACCGCAACCACATCTGGATGGACAACATACTGTATTTGGTAAAGTAACCAAAGGTATGGAGTTCGTGGATGCTTTGGAAGGCAAAGATAAAATGGAAACAGTTGAAGTGGTAGAAGCTTAATACGCTTTGTCACTTTGACTTACTTGATCTAAACTCGAAGTGCTTCTTATATAGAAGCACTTTTTTTTATGTTCATCATGAAATAATGCAAAATGAGCATAATGGATCTGGCGAAAGTTCTAGA
Protein-coding sequences here:
- a CDS encoding peptidylprolyl isomerase; protein product: MAKQAKIKLTNGGEVLIDLFDQEAPNTVANFEKLANSGFYNGLTFHRVIPGFVAQGGCPNGTGAGGPGYTINCEINPNKHERGTLAMAHAGRNTGGSQFYICYQPQPHLDGQHTVFGKVTKGMEFVDALEGKDKMETVEVVEA